The Dehalococcoides mccartyi CG5 genome contains the following window.
TATTATTTCGGCCATGCCGCAGGCAAATTCTTTTTCGGGCAGGGTTTTCAAGCAGCCGGTATCGGCAATGACTAACCTTGGCTGGTAAAAACTGCCTACAATATTCTTGACCCCGCCATGGTTTACCGCCACTTTGCCGCCGATGCTGGAATCTACCTGTGACAGCAGGCTGGTAGGCAGGTGGATAAGCGGGACACCCCGCTGGTAGGTGGCGGCTACAAACCCGCTCAGGTCGCCAATTACCCCGCCGCCCAAAGCCAGTATCGGGGTATTCCTTTCGGCAAAGTGGTTGATTAGCTGGGGATAGATATGGGCGGCCATATCCAGAGTCTTGTGTATTTCGCCCTCAGGAAGTTCCAGAAACAAGCTTTCAATGCCCTTTGATTCAAGGTGTTTTTTCAGCTTTTTACCGTAAATCCTGTTTATATCTATATTGGTGATGACTACCACTCTGTCACAAGGGATAGCTTCCCTTAGGAGAGTGGCTGTTTCAGACAGTAAATCACTTCCTATCAATATCTTGTATTCACGCCCACTTAGATTAAGCCCAATACTTTTCAAGGTTCTTTCCTTATATATATTAGTGTTTTTTCACCAGTTTGTTTATCTGACGGCAGGTGTCAATGAGTTCTTTCAGTTCCGGCGGAGTTATCATTTGGGATGCATCCACCAGAGCTTCTGCCGGGTTGGTATGCACTTCCACCATCAGTCCGTTAGCCCCGGCGGCCATGGCGGCACAGCTCATGCTGTATATCAGATCACGCCGTCCGGTGGCATGGCTGGGGTCAACCATGATGGGCAGGTAGGTTTCCTTTAAGGCTATGGGTACTGCCGCCAAATCCAGATTGTAGCGGGTGAAGCTTTTACCCTTGCCCACCGGCACTATGCCTCTTTCGCACAATATTATATCCTTATTTCCTTCTGCGGCTATATATTCGGCAAAGGAAAGGAATTCTTCCATACTGGCACCGAAGTGGCGTTTGTACATAACGGGTTTGCCTTTTCTGGCCACTGTTGCCAACAGATCCTGATCATACATATTGCGCGAGCCTACCTGTAGTATGTCTACAAATTCGGCTACCAAATCTGCCTGTGATTCGCCCCGCACCTCGGTCATTACTGCCATCTCAAAGCGTTCTCCGGCCTCTTTCAGCCAGGAAAGGGCTTCGGTGGCCTCATCCTTGCCGGCAGAACCCAGCCCCTGGAAAGAATGGACAGATGAGCGGGGTTTGTAAACGCCGCCTCTGAGTATCTGGGCACCGGCCATCTTTGCCCCTTCGGCTATTTTCATCAGGGCTTCTTTGCTTTCCACTGCGCAAGGCCCGGCAATGAAGACCGGCTCGTCTCCGCCGATAATTATATCTTTTACTTTTATCTCACGGGTCATTCCTTCAGCCTGCCACAGGTTTGAGTATTCGCGGCTGATAAGCTTGTACGGGGTTTCCACCATACGGGCTTCCTTGACGCCGGGCAAGCTGGAAAAGTAAGCAAACGGGATAGATTTTTCATCTCCTATAAGGCCGATAATGGTTCTGAATGCCCCCTTTGATACATCGGTCTTGAGACCGCAGCGGCGAACCTCGGCAATTACGTTTTCTAGTTCTTCCTGACTGGCATCTTTTTTCATGATAATCATGGTTTGCTTTCTCCTTTGCTTTTTATACCCGTATAAATCAAAAATCCCCCCGTTGCCTGGGAGGATTTCTAACTTACTAATTGGTGGTTATTGGTTTTTTAGTAAAACGTTATCTCCCAAGCGATCCTATCTTGGTAAAGTAGTAATAGTTTCTAAAGGATTTAACGTTTAACATAGTTGAATGACAATAGCATAGCTGAAAAGGGTTTGTCAAGAGAACTATTTAGTGCTATTATATGTAGTCTTTTTCCCTGGTGGTTGTTATCGGTCGGGCAGCGGATAAGTGCCCTGAGGCAGACGGGGGTGTTCTCCAGCTTCAAACCAGCGGGTTGTCAGTGATGGGTGGAGTTGACATCCATATATTGCTGTGCTAGACTAACTTTCTGTTTGTGGTTAACTTTCAGGTTTGACCATATCCATTATGGTCGCCTTATAGATTTTAAGGATGGGCCTGGCTCATCCTTATTGATTGAAAACGGGAAAATTATTAAAACAGCAATTGTTAACAGGAAGGTACAGTATGCCAACGGTTAATCAGCTAGTAAGAAAAGGGCGCACAAGTGCGGCCAAGAAGTACAAGGCACCTGCGCTGCATTACAGTTTCAATTCTCTGCGCAACAAGGTAGCTTTCGGTGATGGCTCTCCCCAGAAAAGGGGCGTCTGCACCCAGGTAAAAACCACTACTCCTAAAAAGCCGAATTCGGCTTTGCGCAAGATTGCCAGAGTAAGGCTGAGCAACCATATGGAAGTTACTGCTTATATCCCCGGTGAAGGCCATAATCTTCAGGAACACTCTGTGGTTCTGATACGTGGCGGCCGTGTGCCTGACCTACCGGGTGTTCGTTATCACATCATTCGCGGTACTCTTGATACCGCTGGTGTGGCAAATCGGCAGCAGGGTCGCAGCAGATACGGCGCCAAAAAAGGCAAAGCCGCTCCTGCCAAGAAGAAATAACCGGAGATAAAATATGCCTAGAAGAGCACGAAAATTTAAAAGAGCAGTTGCCCCGGATTCCAGGTATAACAGCCTGATGCTTTCCAATTTCATAAACAAGCTTATGATGCATGGCCAGAAGGCCACCGCCCAGAGGATTGTTTATGATGCAATTGATATAATGGGTAAACAGGAAAATAAAGAGGGTTTGGCGGTATTTGAGCAGGGTCTTAAAAATGCCACTCCTTTTATTGAGGTTAAACCCCGCCGTGTAGGCGGTGCTACTTACCAGGTACCTATTGAGGTGCGTCCTGACCGCGCCCAGACCATGGCCATGCGCTGGATTATTAAGGCCGCCCGCAAGCGGACCGGCAAGTCTATGGCTGAAAGGTTGGCTTCTGAAATGCTGGAAGCCTCCCGTGAGCAGGGTGCTGCTGTTAAGAAAAGAGAAGAGACCCACAAGATGGCCGAGGCCAACCGCGCTTTCGCCCATTACAGGTGGTAGAGAGAAAATAGGGGGAATTGGATAACCCTGACGGGTTACCCAGAGTTTAGATAATATGAGCGACAGGAAATACCCTCTGGAGAGGGTTCGTAATATAGGTATCATTGCCCACATAGACGCCGGAAAGACGACTACGACTGAGCGTATCCTTTACCTTACCAAACGTACCCATAAAATCGGCAATATTGACGAGGGTACCACCGTAATGGACTGGATGGAGCAGGAAAAAGCCAGAGGTATAACTATTACTTCTGCCGCTACTTCTGCTTACTGGAATGGGCATCACCTTAACATTATAGATACTCCCGGACATGTGGATTTTACCGCTGAGGTTGAGCGCAGTCTGCGTGTACTTGATGGCGGGGTGGTGGTATTTGACGGAGTGGCCGGTGTTGAAGCCCAGTCTGAAACTGTATGGCGTCAGGCCAGCCGCTATGGTGTACCCCGTATCTGCTTTATTAACAAGATGGACCGCACCGGTGCTAATTACGAACGTACTCTGGGTATGATTGCAGAACGCCTTAAGGCCAAATATCTGCCTCTTCAGATACCCATTGGTTGTGCTGAAACTTTCCGCGGCAACTGTGACCTGCTTGATTTCAAGTGTTACGGTATGGATAACAGCCCGGAAGAACCTGTTGAAACATTTGATTTGCCCGCTGCTGAAAAAGAACGGGCTGTGAAATTCCGCAATATGATGATAGAGCGTCTGGCTGAAGAAGATGACGAGGTTATGGAAGCCTATCTGGCCGGTGAAGAACTGCCGATAGAAAAGCTGAAAGCCGCTATCCGCCGGGTATGTTTGGCCAATAAAGCCATTCCCATATTCTGCGGCACTTCTCTTCGCAACAAGGGCGTAAAAAGACTGCTGGATGCGGTCTGTGACTATCTGCCTTCACCTTTGGACATTCCGGCTATGAAAGGGACTGATCCTAAAACTGGTGAATCGATAGAGCGTCATACCAGTGACACCGAGCCTTTCTCCGCTCTGGCTTTTAAGATTGTATCCGACCCGTTTGTAGGTCGTCTGGTATACTTCCGGATTTACTCCGGTAGCATTTCAGCCGGCTCCGGTGCTTATAACAGCACCCGCGGTGAGCGTGAACGCATAGGCCGTCTTATCCGTATGCATGCCAATGACCGTGAAGAGATTGAGTATGCTGATGCGGGTGAAATCGTGGCCAGTCTGGGTCTTCGCAATACCTTTACCGGTGACACCTTGTGCGACCAGAATGCTCCGATTTTGCTTGAAAATATCAAGTTCCCTGAACCGGTTATCAATTTGGCCATAGAGCCTAAGACCCGTTCGGACCAGGATAAGATGACTGAAGGTCTGCAGAAACTGGCTGAAGAAGATCCTACTTTCAAGGTCAAGTTTGATGATGAGACCGGACAAACTGTTATATATGGTATGGGAGAACTTCACCTTGATGTGCTGGTCAGCCGGTTGCTGTCTGAGTTCAAGGTTAATGCAGGCGTGGGTAAACCCCGCGTAGCGTATCGTGAGGCCATTACCGCTCATGCCAAGGCACAGGGTAAATTTGTCCGCCAGTCCGGTGGTCGCGGTCAATATGGTGATGTTACTATTGAGATTGAACCCCGTGAGCGCGGCGCAGGTTACGAATTTGTTGATAACGTTAAGGGTGGGGCTATACCCCGCAACTTCCTGATGGCGGCAGAGTCCGGTATCAGGGATACGTTGGAGACTGGTGTATATGCCGGTTACCCCATGGTTGATGTAAAAGTAATCGCCACTGATGGTAGCTACCATGATGTAGACTCTAATGAAAATGCTTTCAAGATGGCTGGTTCCATGGCTATCAAAGCGGCTGTTGCCAAGGCAAAACCGATACTGCTTGAGCCCATTATGAAACTTGAAGCAGTCACTCCTGAAGAATATATGGGTGATGTTATCGGTGACCTGAATTCACGCCGGGGGCAGATTATCTCAGTAGAACCCAGTCCTGAAACTACCGTTATCACTGGCACCGTGCCTTTGGCTGAAAGCTTTGGTTATACTACGGATCTTCGGTCAGTAACCAAGGGACGGGCTACTTTCTCTATGGAGTTTGAATCTTATCGTGAAATGCCAGGCGAATTGGCCACGCAGGTCGTTGAAGCCGCCGGCAAGAAATAAGTATACTGGTTAGGGTGATATTGTATGGCTAAACAAAAAATCAGGATAAAACTCAAGGGCTTTGACCACAAGATTCTGGATCAGTCTGCATTGCAGATTGTAGAAGCTCTGGAACGGACAGGGGCTACTATATCAGGGCCGGTTCCTCTGCCTACCCGTATCCAGCGTTACAGTGTCATACGCGCATCCTTTATTGATAAGGATTCACAGGAACAGTTTGAGATAAGGACTCATAAACGTCTTATTGACATAGTGGAAACTACATCTAAGACTATTGATGCCTTAACCAATCTGAACCTCCCAGCTGGCGTAAGCATAGATATTAAACTTTAGGAACGAATATGATTCAAGGTATTATCGGTAAAAAAATCGGTATGACCCAGATATTCCAAGAGGACGGCAAGGCTCAGCCGGTCACCTTGGTGGAGGCTGGTCCGTGTGTAGTGGTCCAGGTCAAGACCGAAAAGCAGGACGGCTATGAGGCTGTTCAGCTAGGTTACGGCAAGGCCAAGCATATCACTTCGGCTGTAAAGGGCCAGTGCAGAGGCTTTGGTGAATTCAAAGTGCTGCGCGAAGTAGATGTTGATGATATTGCGGCGGTCAGTGTCGGTGACCAGATTACGGTCAGTGACTTTAAGGACGGCGAAAAGATAGACGCCAGTGGCGTCTCCAGAGGGCGTGGTTTCTCAGGCGTTGTAAAACGCTGGCATTTTGCCGGTGGTCCCAAAACCCATGGTCAATCTGACCGTCATAGGGCTCCGGGTTCCATCGGTTCCACCACCACCCCCGGCCGTATTTATAAGGGCAAGCACATGGCGGGTCACATGGGGAACGAGGCGGTTACTATCCGCAATCTGGTTGTGCTTAAAACCGACGCAGAGAAAAATCTGCTGATGGTCAAGGGCGCTATCCCCGGTGGCAAGAATACTATAATATTAATTAAGAAAACGGGTAAATAAACGTGGAAATTCCTGTTTATAACGCATCCGGAGAAATCGTAAAGAATATCAATATCAGTGAAGACGTCTTTGGCGTACCCTTCAATGAAGCTCTGGTTCATCAGGCTTTTGTAGCCCAGCAGGCGAATGCCCGCCAGGGTACTCAGTCAACTAAGACCAGAGGTGAAGTTCAGGGTTCAAGCCGCAAGATATATCGTCAGAAGGGTACCGGTAATGCCCGCATGGGTACCAACCGCTCACCCGTCAGGCGGCACGGCGGCGTGGCCTTTGGTCCTCGCCCCAGAGACTTCAGCAAGGATCTTCCCAAAAAGATGCGCCGTCAGGCCATCAGGTGTGTGTTGTCCTTTAAGCTGGAGAGCGGCGAACTGAAGGTTATTGACCAACTTAGCTTTGATGAACCTAAAACCAGAGATATGGCAAAAATACTGACAGCTCTTCAGGTAATCTCGCCCACTCTTATAGCGGTAGATAATCCTGATACCAATTTTATCAAGTCTGCTCGCAATATACCGGCAGTCAAGACCACTCCGGCTAATTTGTTGAACATATCTGATATGCTCAAGAATAAGCAACTGGTTATGACTGAAGAAGCGGTACGTCAGGTTGAAGAACTCTGGGGTCAGCGCTCAGGCTAAGGAGAAGGAACAATGAATTTATATGAAGTATTGCGCCGACCGTTAATATCTGAAAAGAACAGTGTTCATGCTACGCAGAATAAGTACGCTTTTGAAATAGCCAAGGGGG
Protein-coding sequences here:
- the rpsJ gene encoding 30S ribosomal protein S10, with protein sequence MAKQKIRIKLKGFDHKILDQSALQIVEALERTGATISGPVPLPTRIQRYSVIRASFIDKDSQEQFEIRTHKRLIDIVETTSKTIDALTNLNLPAGVSIDIKL
- the rpsG gene encoding 30S ribosomal protein S7, whose amino-acid sequence is MPRRARKFKRAVAPDSRYNSLMLSNFINKLMMHGQKATAQRIVYDAIDIMGKQENKEGLAVFEQGLKNATPFIEVKPRRVGGATYQVPIEVRPDRAQTMAMRWIIKAARKRTGKSMAERLASEMLEASREQGAAVKKREETHKMAEANRAFAHYRW
- the rpsL gene encoding 30S ribosomal protein S12; this translates as MPTVNQLVRKGRTSAAKKYKAPALHYSFNSLRNKVAFGDGSPQKRGVCTQVKTTTPKKPNSALRKIARVRLSNHMEVTAYIPGEGHNLQEHSVVLIRGGRVPDLPGVRYHIIRGTLDTAGVANRQQGRSRYGAKKGKAAPAKKK
- the aroF gene encoding 3-deoxy-7-phosphoheptulonate synthase → MIIMKKDASQEELENVIAEVRRCGLKTDVSKGAFRTIIGLIGDEKSIPFAYFSSLPGVKEARMVETPYKLISREYSNLWQAEGMTREIKVKDIIIGGDEPVFIAGPCAVESKEALMKIAEGAKMAGAQILRGGVYKPRSSVHSFQGLGSAGKDEATEALSWLKEAGERFEMAVMTEVRGESQADLVAEFVDILQVGSRNMYDQDLLATVARKGKPVMYKRHFGASMEEFLSFAEYIAAEGNKDIILCERGIVPVGKGKSFTRYNLDLAAVPIALKETYLPIMVDPSHATGRRDLIYSMSCAAMAAGANGLMVEVHTNPAEALVDASQMITPPELKELIDTCRQINKLVKKH
- the aroB gene encoding 3-dehydroquinate synthase — its product is MKSIGLNLSGREYKILIGSDLLSETATLLREAIPCDRVVVITNIDINRIYGKKLKKHLESKGIESLFLELPEGEIHKTLDMAAHIYPQLINHFAERNTPILALGGGVIGDLSGFVAATYQRGVPLIHLPTSLLSQVDSSIGGKVAVNHGGVKNIVGSFYQPRLVIADTGCLKTLPEKEFACGMAEIIKSAAIGSSELFRLLETNTQAVKDRSPEVMEDIVSQTAAIKASIVCQDETDRGIRNILNFGHTLGHALESTSSFSQSHGAAVAIGMCFAARLSVRLGLCENETALRLEKLIADFGLPTNPKDIDPDKIIEAMHHDKKVSDGRIRFILLKRPGEALIAENILKPDVLSVLEEMK
- the rplC gene encoding 50S ribosomal protein L3; this encodes MIQGIIGKKIGMTQIFQEDGKAQPVTLVEAGPCVVVQVKTEKQDGYEAVQLGYGKAKHITSAVKGQCRGFGEFKVLREVDVDDIAAVSVGDQITVSDFKDGEKIDASGVSRGRGFSGVVKRWHFAGGPKTHGQSDRHRAPGSIGSTTTPGRIYKGKHMAGHMGNEAVTIRNLVVLKTDAEKNLLMVKGAIPGGKNTIILIKKTGK
- the fusA gene encoding elongation factor G, with the protein product MSDRKYPLERVRNIGIIAHIDAGKTTTTERILYLTKRTHKIGNIDEGTTVMDWMEQEKARGITITSAATSAYWNGHHLNIIDTPGHVDFTAEVERSLRVLDGGVVVFDGVAGVEAQSETVWRQASRYGVPRICFINKMDRTGANYERTLGMIAERLKAKYLPLQIPIGCAETFRGNCDLLDFKCYGMDNSPEEPVETFDLPAAEKERAVKFRNMMIERLAEEDDEVMEAYLAGEELPIEKLKAAIRRVCLANKAIPIFCGTSLRNKGVKRLLDAVCDYLPSPLDIPAMKGTDPKTGESIERHTSDTEPFSALAFKIVSDPFVGRLVYFRIYSGSISAGSGAYNSTRGERERIGRLIRMHANDREEIEYADAGEIVASLGLRNTFTGDTLCDQNAPILLENIKFPEPVINLAIEPKTRSDQDKMTEGLQKLAEEDPTFKVKFDDETGQTVIYGMGELHLDVLVSRLLSEFKVNAGVGKPRVAYREAITAHAKAQGKFVRQSGGRGQYGDVTIEIEPRERGAGYEFVDNVKGGAIPRNFLMAAESGIRDTLETGVYAGYPMVDVKVIATDGSYHDVDSNENAFKMAGSMAIKAAVAKAKPILLEPIMKLEAVTPEEYMGDVIGDLNSRRGQIISVEPSPETTVITGTVPLAESFGYTTDLRSVTKGRATFSMEFESYREMPGELATQVVEAAGKK
- the rplD gene encoding 50S ribosomal protein L4 codes for the protein MEIPVYNASGEIVKNINISEDVFGVPFNEALVHQAFVAQQANARQGTQSTKTRGEVQGSSRKIYRQKGTGNARMGTNRSPVRRHGGVAFGPRPRDFSKDLPKKMRRQAIRCVLSFKLESGELKVIDQLSFDEPKTRDMAKILTALQVISPTLIAVDNPDTNFIKSARNIPAVKTTPANLLNISDMLKNKQLVMTEEAVRQVEELWGQRSG